The genome window CCCAAGAAAATCAAGAAATTATAGTTTTAAAAGGAGATCTTTTAAAAAGATTAAAAAGTTTACAAGGACATCAGTTTGACCTTATTTACCTCGATCCTCCCTATCATTTAAACCTTTATAATCCTACCTTAAAAGCTATTTTTGATTATAATTTATTATCTTCTCAAGGAGAAATAGCCACAGAATTTGACAAGAAAAAATCCCCCGTAATAATGACCGATACATGGCAACTATTACAGGAGAAATCCTATGGTAACACGGATGTTAATTTCTATGGAAAATTGTCTTAATTTACAAAGTGAAATAACAAAAATTCGCTATCTTCTTGGTTACTCTTAATAGTTAGTAAATCTTCTTCTTTAATGGCAACTCCATCACCAGCATTAATGGTCTGATTATTTAGTTCTAATTCCCCTTTTACCAGTTGAATCCAAGCATAATCATTATTAGCCAAAGAATGACCTATTTTTTCATTTTCTCCTAAAATAGCAGACCAAACATTGACATTTTGATGAATTTTTAAAGAATTATTTTCCCCCTCTGGAGAAACTAATAAACATAATTTTCCTTTCTTTTCCTCCTCAGAAAAGATTTTTTGTTCATAACTAGGCTCTAAATTTTTTTGAGCAGGTACAATCCAAATTTGTAATAAATGGACTTCTTTTTGACTAGAGTGATTAAATTCACTATGACGAATACCCGTCCCCGCACTCATCCTTTGTACTTCTCCCCTCGAAATAGTTTCACCGTTACCGATACTGTCTTTATGCTCTAATTCTCCCTCAATGACATAGGTAACAATTTCCATGTCTTGATGTCCATGGGTGCCAAAACCTTTTCCAGGGGCAATTTTATCCTCATTAATAACCAAAAGATCACCAAATCCCGTATATTTAGGATCATAATAACTTCCGAAAGAAAAAGTATGTTTTGTGTTTAACCAGTCAAACTTAACGTGTCCTCTTTCAGCGGATGGGCGTATTGTAATCATTATTTTTTGTCCTAAAGTTAATCTGATTTATTTTGAATAAATATCTCCGTTAGCAATTGTTAATAATTGATAAAAGAGTAATCCTGAGTTATGTTAATAATAAAAAATATGGCATGACTCCATACTTTTAAAGATTCCACAAATGGAATGGGAATAGAAGTATGAATACTACTCAGGATAAAATCAAGTATAGCACTAGCAAAGTTACAAGTATTGTTCGTTAATTCCCACTCAAATACTGTAGATAACCACAATAATTATTGTTTAATATTACGCTAACTTTAGACAAAATAACAGATAAATATAAGTTAATAACAATTTATTGGTGCTCTGAAATTATTTGATAAATAGGAATGAAATTTTCCCACGGTAATAAAATTGGTTGCTTATTAAAAATTAACTGCCCATGATAGGTTTTTTTGTCAATGGCAACCCCAATAGGCTGAGAATCAAGAGTTACATGAAATTTGCAATATGTTTCGTAAATTTCTTTGGCGGCTCTTAACATAGTAGGGTCTAATATTTGAGGAATACTATTTAAAACTTTCTGGGAGAGATGATTTTTATTGATTACTGGCATAGTTTTTTTAAAAATATATAAATAGTTGGGATGCTAACACTAAAATATATTCTACTTATATCTGAGGTAAAGAGATCTTTTTATATTATCAGTATTAAATTTTTATTAGTGATATTAAACTTATGGTGAAATAGCTTATAAAAATGCTCGAAAACATTACTTGAGAAACATTGTAAGTGTTCTGTCTAAAAATCTTTGCGATCTATATTTATCTGACTTTTTAGCTTTTATTTGGAAGAAGTCTATTATCCCTTTGTCCATGGCATTCTACTTATGACGTAGATAATCATAAAGTCTTACATATTGTTTTCCAGGATTATTCCATGAGTAGTCATATTCCATACCTTGTTTTTGGAGTATTTCAAAGTCTTTGGGGTAATGATGCCACAGGGAAATGGCTCTTTCTAATCCCGACTCTAGGGCGTTATGGTCATTTTCATAAAATACAAATCCATTGCGTTTATCTGGGCTATGGTGCTGGTCATAATCTTTATCAAAGACTGTATCCATTAAACCCCCAACTCCTCTAACTACGGGGATTGTACCATATTTTAGACCAATCATCTGGGTTAGTCCACAGGGTTCGTAAACACTAGGGACAACGATAATATCAGCCCCCGCATAGATAAGATGGGCTAATTCTTCGTTAAATCCTAGTTCTAAATGACAGTCTGGGTTGTCGTTGAGAAAA of Cyanobacterium sp. HL-69 contains these proteins:
- a CDS encoding Pirin produces the protein MITIRPSAERGHVKFDWLNTKHTFSFGSYYDPKYTGFGDLLVINEDKIAPGKGFGTHGHQDMEIVTYVIEGELEHKDSIGNGETISRGEVQRMSAGTGIRHSEFNHSSQKEVHLLQIWIVPAQKNLEPSYEQKIFSEEEKKGKLCLLVSPEGENNSLKIHQNVNVWSAILGENEKIGHSLANNDYAWIQLVKGELELNNQTINAGDGVAIKEEDLLTIKSNQEDSEFLLFHFVN
- the rsmD gene encoding 16S rRNA (guanine(966)-N(2))-methyltransferase RsmD; this encodes MRIYGNREIKTLSGQDTRPTTSKVREAIFNIWQHKIYGSRWLDLCAGNGTMGAEALCRGASKAVAIEKSPRACQIIRDNWQKIAQENQEIIVLKGDLLKRLKSLQGHQFDLIYLDPPYHLNLYNPTLKAIFDYNLLSSQGEIATEFDKKKSPVIMTDTWQLLQEKSYGNTDVNFYGKLS